One part of the Acetoanaerobium sticklandii genome encodes these proteins:
- a CDS encoding amidohydrolase — translation MLLIKNAKIYTMNLDVIEKGDILVENGKIKEIKTDISSCESCEIIDASGKMVFPGFIDAHCHIGMWEEGIGFEGDDGNEMTDPITPQLRAIDAINPMDEAFENAIKGGVTTAATGPGSANVIGGTFTVLKLHGKRVDDMVMIENLAMKCAFGENPKRVYAEKKAMPTTRMGTAAKLRETLAMAAEYNQKKEAAKEDSSKMPGYDMKLEAMIPVIKGEIPLKAHAHRADDIFTSIRIAKEFNVKLTLEHCTEGHLIADDLAKEGYPAIVGPTFGNKSKFELQNKNFDTPKILVEAGVKIAIMTDSPVIPLEHLPMCSALAYKAGLDEMEALKAITINPAEILGINDRVGSIEVGKDADLVIWDKHPFDLQANVEYTIIDGKIVYKK, via the coding sequence TTGCTATTAATTAAAAATGCAAAGATATATACAATGAATTTAGATGTAATTGAAAAGGGAGATATCTTAGTTGAAAATGGAAAAATTAAAGAAATCAAAACAGATATTTCTTCTTGTGAATCATGCGAGATTATAGATGCTTCAGGCAAAATGGTATTCCCAGGCTTTATAGATGCTCACTGCCATATAGGAATGTGGGAGGAAGGCATAGGCTTTGAAGGTGATGACGGCAATGAAATGACCGACCCAATTACTCCACAGCTTAGAGCAATAGATGCGATTAATCCTATGGATGAAGCTTTTGAAAATGCTATCAAAGGTGGAGTGACAACAGCTGCTACAGGTCCAGGAAGTGCAAATGTAATAGGAGGAACCTTTACTGTACTTAAGCTTCATGGAAAAAGAGTAGACGATATGGTTATGATTGAAAATCTTGCTATGAAGTGCGCTTTTGGAGAAAATCCAAAGAGAGTATATGCTGAGAAAAAGGCTATGCCTACTACTAGAATGGGAACTGCTGCAAAGCTAAGAGAAACTTTAGCCATGGCGGCTGAATATAATCAGAAGAAAGAAGCAGCAAAAGAAGACTCATCAAAGATGCCTGGATATGATATGAAGCTTGAGGCTATGATACCTGTAATTAAAGGTGAAATACCTCTAAAGGCACATGCTCATAGAGCAGACGACATATTTACATCGATTAGGATAGCTAAAGAATTCAACGTAAAATTAACCTTAGAGCATTGTACAGAAGGACATTTAATTGCAGATGACCTTGCTAAAGAAGGCTATCCAGCTATTGTAGGGCCTACTTTTGGAAATAAATCTAAATTTGAGCTTCAAAATAAAAACTTTGATACACCAAAAATATTAGTTGAAGCTGGAGTGAAGATTGCAATCATGACGGATAGTCCAGTGATTCCTCTAGAGCATCTTCCTATGTGCAGTGCTCTAGCATACAAGGCTGGCCTTGATGAGATGGAAGCATTAAAAGCAATAACAATTAATCCTGCTGAGATTCTAGGTATAAATGACAGGGTTGGAAGCATAGAAGTAGGCAAAGATGCAGATTTAGTAATTTGGGATAAGCATCCATTTGATTTACAAGCCAATGTCGAGTATACTATCATTGATGGAAAGATAGTATATAAAAAATAG
- a CDS encoding DegV family protein, with protein sequence MRDYIIVTDATSDIPNEMANELNVKVVPMSFSLGEKNYNHYPDYRELDIKTFYDKQRDGQTSLTTQINVAVYLDFFEEIIKSDKDLLYISFSSALSSTYQSSVLAAKELNEKYPDFKIITIDSKAATLGETLLVKVAAQKKSEGMNIEDLSKWVAENHLKVCHYFTVDDLNHLKRGGRMTAMTAFIGTALDIKPILHVNDEGKLIPLDKVRGRKKALKVLFNYLAELSENLEEQTIFIGHGDCIEDARYLESLIKEAYKVKEVIIHPIGPIIGSHTGPGAITLFFLGKHR encoded by the coding sequence ATGAGAGATTATATAATAGTTACTGATGCAACATCAGATATTCCTAATGAAATGGCCAATGAGCTTAATGTTAAAGTTGTTCCGATGTCATTTTCTCTAGGAGAAAAAAATTATAATCATTATCCTGATTATAGAGAATTAGACATAAAAACATTCTATGACAAGCAAAGAGATGGACAAACGTCGCTTACAACCCAAATTAATGTGGCTGTATACTTAGATTTTTTTGAAGAAATAATAAAATCGGATAAGGATTTATTATATATTTCGTTTTCATCTGCTCTTAGCAGTACTTACCAGTCTTCGGTACTAGCTGCAAAAGAATTGAATGAAAAATATCCAGATTTTAAAATTATCACAATTGATTCTAAAGCAGCAACGCTAGGGGAAACTCTTTTGGTTAAAGTGGCAGCTCAAAAAAAATCAGAGGGAATGAATATCGAAGATTTGTCAAAATGGGTGGCTGAGAACCATTTAAAAGTTTGTCACTACTTTACAGTGGATGACTTAAACCATCTAAAAAGAGGCGGAAGAATGACTGCCATGACAGCTTTTATTGGAACTGCTCTAGACATTAAACCGATTCTTCATGTAAATGATGAAGGAAAACTGATTCCCCTTGATAAAGTAAGAGGAAGAAAAAAAGCTCTTAAGGTTTTATTTAACTACTTAGCTGAGCTTTCCGAAAATTTGGAGGAACAGACGATTTTTATTGGGCATGGTGATTGCATAGAGGATGCTAGATATCTAGAATCTCTTATAAAAGAAGCCTATAAAGTTAAAGAGGTAATAATTCACCCTATTGGACCTATTATAGGTTCTCATACAGGACCAGGAGCTATAACGTTGTTTTTCTTAGGAAAGCATAGATAG
- a CDS encoding beta-propeller domain-containing protein — translation MKKLVSLALAAAMTFMLTSVNPVPNFAQDSINLDKPLLMQFNDKLNKDTVYKDIRFLDEKGNEIPVLINLKSDKEAIVIPLYDMKDIKVSLDSKYKQYKASAYEGETVVGDASNLKRLSEMSQRQNMVMYDMMPAAKEESVMSMDMGNGAGEGDSYSSTNVQVEGVDEADIVKTDGEYIYYLKDNQVVIIKADKNNMKKMATIGYLESALYPSDIYIDENLLMVVGNAYNAKGSFTKAVIYDVTDKSKPVVKRVLEQEGYYVSSRKNGDNLHIISSHYVYDYGEGNLVPKVKDSAVSSEYKEVQPSKIMIYPGYPSQSIIVISSADIKKNEPSKIASFMGNADNIYMSKNSLYLTYQESPYYIMPMVEPKIAPDVSRPMIWPPVPRETQTTIKKFAINNTLITYSAQNKIQGYVLNQFSMDEHNDYFRIAYTSDFSMENKGSSIAVFDKNMNKAGSIDNIAPGERIYSARFMGDRAYMVTFRNVDPFFVMDLKDPKNPKMLGYLKIPGYSDYLHPYDENHIIGFGKDTVEIKGNPYQLGMKISLFDVTDVNNPVEKDIEKIGDRGTESELLHNHKALMYDKSRGLMGFPISVAKVKPDQKQDQWGFPQYGEQVFQGAYIYNVSANKGIDLKGSITHIEDYNPYMYSYEDNIQRIIYIGDTIYTLSNNKVVATNLNTMKKISELDL, via the coding sequence GTGAAAAAGCTAGTGAGTCTTGCTTTAGCAGCAGCTATGACATTTATGCTGACTTCGGTTAATCCTGTACCGAATTTCGCACAAGACAGTATAAATCTCGATAAACCACTTTTGATGCAATTTAACGATAAACTCAATAAGGATACAGTTTATAAAGACATAAGATTTTTAGATGAAAAAGGCAATGAAATTCCAGTATTAATCAACTTGAAAAGTGACAAAGAAGCTATAGTGATTCCTCTTTACGACATGAAGGATATAAAGGTAAGCCTAGATTCTAAATATAAGCAGTATAAAGCCTCAGCTTATGAAGGAGAAACTGTAGTAGGTGATGCGAGCAATCTTAAGAGACTTTCAGAAATGAGTCAAAGACAAAACATGGTAATGTATGACATGATGCCAGCAGCAAAAGAAGAATCAGTCATGTCTATGGATATGGGAAATGGAGCAGGTGAAGGTGATTCCTATTCTTCTACTAATGTCCAAGTTGAAGGAGTAGATGAAGCTGATATAGTTAAAACTGATGGAGAATATATCTATTACCTTAAGGACAACCAAGTTGTAATTATCAAAGCTGATAAAAACAATATGAAAAAAATGGCTACTATAGGATATCTTGAGTCAGCACTTTATCCATCTGATATCTATATAGATGAAAACTTGCTGATGGTAGTTGGAAATGCCTATAATGCAAAAGGAAGCTTTACAAAAGCAGTTATTTACGATGTAACAGATAAATCAAAGCCAGTAGTAAAAAGAGTTTTAGAGCAAGAAGGCTACTATGTATCTTCAAGAAAAAATGGAGATAATCTTCATATCATAAGCAGTCATTATGTGTATGATTATGGTGAAGGAAACCTTGTTCCAAAGGTAAAGGATTCAGCTGTATCAAGTGAGTATAAAGAAGTACAGCCATCAAAAATAATGATTTATCCTGGCTATCCTTCACAATCAATTATTGTGATTTCCAGTGCAGATATAAAGAAAAATGAGCCGAGCAAGATAGCTTCTTTTATGGGAAATGCAGATAATATCTATATGTCAAAAAATAGCTTGTATCTGACATACCAAGAAAGCCCATATTATATCATGCCTATGGTAGAGCCTAAAATAGCTCCAGATGTTAGTAGACCAATGATATGGCCTCCAGTTCCAAGAGAGACTCAAACTACAATCAAGAAATTTGCTATTAACAACACTTTAATAACTTACAGCGCTCAAAATAAAATTCAAGGTTATGTGCTAAACCAATTTTCAATGGACGAGCATAACGATTACTTCAGAATAGCATATACTAGTGATTTTAGTATGGAAAATAAAGGCTCTTCTATAGCAGTGTTTGATAAGAATATGAACAAAGCTGGAAGTATAGATAATATAGCTCCAGGTGAGAGAATATACTCTGCAAGATTTATGGGAGATAGAGCCTATATGGTTACTTTTAGAAATGTAGATCCATTCTTTGTTATGGATTTAAAAGACCCTAAAAATCCTAAAATGTTAGGTTATCTTAAAATACCTGGCTACAGCGATTACCTTCATCCATACGATGAAAATCACATTATAGGATTTGGAAAAGACACAGTTGAAATCAAAGGCAATCCTTACCAGCTAGGAATGAAAATATCTTTATTTGATGTAACAGATGTAAATAATCCAGTAGAAAAAGATATAGAAAAAATAGGAGACAGAGGTACAGAATCTGAGCTTCTTCACAACCACAAAGCCCTAATGTATGATAAATCAAGAGGCTTAATGGGATTCCCTATATCTGTAGCAAAGGTTAAGCCAGATCAAAAACAAGATCAGTGGGGATTCCCTCAGTACGGAGAACAGGTATTCCAAGGAGCTTATATCTATAATGTTTCTGCTAATAAA